A stretch of the Lineus longissimus chromosome 10, tnLinLong1.2, whole genome shotgun sequence genome encodes the following:
- the LOC135494355 gene encoding uncharacterized protein LOC135494355: MYFNYKKSFSVVLMALVDHKYCFSAIDVGAYGSNSDGGIFKACPLGKKLVNGTLDIPEDKALPGTTEPMPLVMIGDEAFPLRTNLMRPVPGRGLSKEDRIFNYRLSRARRIVENAFGILANRWRMYHRKIPLDPNNVDSVVRASCILHNMMQTDSHPQGAPACPPIEQGGDITDGILRDLDDNGGRSGADAMDVRDRFKEYFSSPQGSVSWQDQCCFGHCEE; encoded by the coding sequence ATGTACTTCAACTATAAGAAAtcattttctgttgttttgatGGCTCTTGTTGACCACAAGTATTGCTTCAGCGCTATTGACGTCGGGGCGTACGGTTCTAATAGCGATGGCGGTATATTCAAAGCATGTCCACTCGGCAAGAAACTCGTGAATGGAACTCTGGATATACCTGAAGACAAGGCACTGCCAGGTACTACAGAACCTATGCCTCTTGTGATGATTGGAGATGAGGCGTTTCCGCTTCGTACTAATCTGATGCGTCCAGTACCGGGACGTGGACTCTCTAAAGAGGACAGGATTTTCAACTACCGCCTGTCTCGTGCACGTAGAATTGTCGAAAATGCTTTCGGCATCTTGGCAAATAGGTGGAGGATGTACCACAGGAAAATACCACTTGACCCAAACAATGTTGATTCGGTAGTCCGGGCCAGCTGTATCCTGCACAACATGATGCAAACCGACAGTCACCCACAAGGAGCACCAGCTTGTCCACCTATTGAGCAGGGCGGCGACATAACTGATGGAATTTTGAGGGACTTGGATGACAATGGAGGTCGTTCAGGTGCTGATGCAATGGACGTTAGAGACAGATTCAAAGAGTACTTTTCGTCTCCTCAAGGTTCCGTCTCGTGGCAGGATCAATGCTGCTTTGGGCATTGTGAGGAGTAG
- the LOC135494356 gene encoding uncharacterized protein LOC135494356, with amino-acid sequence MFAVERTKAVWELPTVSKSCCRVRPLLSVGSRHIQWLKPLPNGIACFSYYGITEAKTKWKNIRDAFVKYRQKSKTKSGQRAKEVKPYKYAHLLEFIIPTLGERQTSGNLSDSEAERESTADVEAQEGNTQQPLSEDDSDDVSIIQPVKPAPSSKVADIPSTSTSLIPASTPRPPPKKRRCFKAQAADEVEVAIVDYLKAKKEPTPKRAEETDDYVTLFLNSMANSIRKLPAKAQAEVRFSIHKVVHDAEMEHLYSRPAEQLRPTQEYCYTQPSTSVYSQPYGMAAERLPYNPMPRSETPASLSSNTFESDASYSGTFTQLM; translated from the exons ATGTTTGCCGTCGAGCGCACCAAGGCAGTTTGGGAATTGCCAACGGTCTCCAAATCCTGCTGCCGTGTCAGACCACTGTTGTCTGTTGGGTCTAGGCATATACAATGGCTGAAGCCTCTTCCAAATGGTATCGCATGTTTCTCTTACTATGGAA TTACTGAAGCAAAAACAAAGTGGAAGAATATCCGGGATGCCTTCGTGAAATATCGACAGAAATCTAAGACCAAAAGTGGACAAAGGGCCAAAGAAGTGAAGCCGTATAAATATGCCCATCTACTCGAATTTATAATTCCAACTCTAGGAGAACGCCA aacaaGCGGTAACCTGAGCGATAGCGAGGCGGAGAGAGAAAGCACTGCTGATGTTGAAGCACAAGAGGGAAATACTCAGCAACCTTTGTCTGAAGATGACAGTGATGACGTCAGTATAATTCAACCTGTGAAACCAGCGCCTTCTTCCAAAGTTGCAGACATACCATCTACTAGTACTAGCTTGATCCCGGCCTCAACTCCAAGACCTCCACCTAAAAAGAGGCGATGCTTTAAGGCGCAAGCTGCAGATGAAGTGGAGGTTGCCATTGTTGACTACctcaaagcaaagaaagaacCAACCCCTAAAAGAGCAGAAGAAACCGACGACTATGTAACCCTATTTCTCAATTCCATGGCAAACAGCATCAGAAAGCTCCCCGCAAAAGCACAGGCAGAAGTTCGATTTTCCATCCACAAAGTTGTCCATGATGCTGAAATGGAGCATCTTTATTCTCGACCAGCAGAACAACTCAGACCAACACAGGAGTACTGCTACACACAACCAAGTACTAGCGTCTATAGTCAACCTTATGGGATGGCAGCGGAAAGGCTTCCATACAACCCTATGCCTCGGAGTGAAACACCAGCCTCCCTCTCAAGTAACACATTTGAGTCTGATGCATCATACTCAGGCACTTTCACACAACTAATGTAG